From a single Brassica oleracea var. oleracea cultivar TO1000 chromosome C5, BOL, whole genome shotgun sequence genomic region:
- the LOC106294583 gene encoding autophagy-related protein 2 homolog B gives MFPWNFAEAAFSRWAVKRVVKFLLKKKLGKFILGDIDLDQLDIQLRDGTIQLSDLAINVDYFNDKFDAPLLIKEGSIGSLLVKMPWKTNGCQVELDEVELVLAPRLESTSSSSNEPSTSSSARDDSRIGLGTHESEMLVNAAKSASVDVHEGVKTVAKIVKWFLTSFHVKVKNLIIAFDPDFGEERNEAGGPRPKLVLRMAEIECGISEERVSTSEVSPDSFLGINRLRNCVKFQGAAVELLHMGDDDDDDDDGDMSNDVIMTGEGGGFSGSVNLSIPWKNGSLDIRKVDADISIDPVEVRFQPSTIGWFLRLWKNFSSFGSDCCPSVSHSDLSLGSPAVPTNVMVTPPATSSLSGGQEGEPDITPELQFISDWFPSSFSKKEEDGEVDIGASVDQFFECFDAMRSYQSAFGSQGMWNWTSSVFTAINAASSLASGSLLLPSEQKHVETSCKVSFAGVSVVLFFQDENVWKDVSTGIHYLGAELRDISVSFQVSPQNMRLEAEVNSVEIADYYQAGNVVDTANSEYQSGLIKDLQAKVQSTLPPSAWADMNAASEKLSEIVSDGFLFRNKGSAVKTLLVIAAGGSGFQFTVNFQSSKANLRGSNSFSLSLPPTTLWLNLHSVEMLVNLFNDVSESIPVTSHERNQVASSSKSERLRGSVSIGNARAILCFPISEGLCSSLGEHFIVVDLSSSLPSDKERRKEGSPGEKYFTSAARSICFSVGDVSIYMVTSDHKDSESGGEFSAYSILLTNNRTSHQLSTIGMFWQDETIISPWLVERAKMLATQEESIQTDKSRKNGLEFAAVATAKDQEDIYSQTRKEIFLASSFCLCVHLLPLTIRLDSWQYSKLCNLIDQAKNWLSRMVANTSEKQEERAFKKIEESVVCQACLVVECDSVDIFVRPEPRMDIKNQLQIELPGSWIQLNLNVQKLNLMSVSNLGSISGADLFWLAHGEGTLWGSVTGLHDQELQLISCSNSAIKRGNGGGSNALSSRLAGLDILNLHEPGACYDYLAISVRGCTISAVGGRLDWIDVASSFFTSQVETNSEERNSSSSSSSSFTLNLVDVGISYEPHHENTDHLHQSSDPWVACLVAASSFSLSKTSLVDSIRNDYRIRIQDLGLLLSLDLDLRRLDGTYSSANLHKTGYVKVATEALIEATLRTNSESGLLWELECSKSHLLIETCSDTTSGLIRLATQLQQLFAPDLEESAVHLQTRWDNIQQANARNGFDISDTLSSSGSSGEIKNLRFGSETETGIIGLMGEINEDAFQFDVNPSSQSDSFESQNNYMSPYGHAPNWVPATPEEPPSNQFIGESSSRLKPESSQIFLERDGLPEIIEDYCFSEFHPLSEVPQEGDSSGRQVFLETDLSRGNSGWYDDTSIRILEDHVSEATEEDHEEHMLDGDFSSFGLTSHSTVTANGRVILKNIDIKWRIYSGSDWHDSGKKSEVHKSIVGRDTSSCLELELSGVQCLYEIFPIGGTCTSKLCLMVQEFYLYDRSKDAPWRTVLGYYNSKDHPRDSSANAIKVELKAVRPDPDTPLEENRLRVALLPILLHLHQSQLDFLISFFGANNLEKPVVSVGDSGGSALSVSVNGHNIIEEALLPYFQKFDIWPVTVRVDYSPHHVDLAALTGGKYAELVNLVPWKGIELKLKHVHAAGIYGWGNVCETVVGEWLEDISQNQIHQLLKGIPTVRSLSALYAAATKLVSSPVQSYRKDRRLVKGVQRGTIAFLRSISLEAVGLGVHLAAGAHDILLRAEYILASAPSSPQPQGKMKTNVRHNQPRNAKQGMRQACENIGDGIGKTASALVRTPLKKYQRGDGAGSTFVTVVQGVPTAAIAPASACVRAVHSALVGIRNSLDPEHKKESMEKYLGPDKQRKQDQHR, from the exons ATGTTTCCATGGAACTTCGCGGAGGCTGCTTTCTCAAGGTGGGCCGTGAAGAGGGTCGTCAAATTCTTATTGAAGAAGAAACTCGGCAAATTCATACTCGGCGATATCGACCTCGATCAGCTCGATATCCAGCTTAGGGATGGCACAATCCAGCTCTCCGATCTCGCTATCAACGTTGACTATTTCAATGACAAG TTTGATGCTCCGCTGCTCATAAAGGAAGGTTCGATTGGTTCTTTGTTAGTTAAGATGCCTTGGAAGACTAATGGTTGTCAAGTTGAGCTAGACGAGGTCGAGCTTGTTCTTGCGCCACGTTTGGAGAGTACTTCTTCTTCTTCAAATGAGCCCAGCACCTCCTCTTCTGCTAGGGATGATTCACGTATTGGACTAGGAACTCATGAGAGTGAGATGTTGGTGAACGCTGCTAAGTCTGCCTCTGTTGATGTTCATGAAGGAGTTAAGACTGTTGCGAAGATAGTTAAATGGTTTCTTACGAGCTTCCATGTCAAAGTTAAGAATTTGATCATAGCGTTTGATCCTGATTTTGGCGAAGAACGGAATGAAGCTGGTGGTCCACGGCCAAAATTGGTGCTTAGAATGGCGGAGATAGAGTGTGGAATTTCAGAGGAGAGAGTTTCGACTAGTGAAGTGTCCCCTGATAGTTTCCTCGGTATTAATCGACTGAGAAACTGTGTGAAGTTTCAAGGAGCAGCTGTAGAGCTTTTACATATGGGTGATGATGATGATGATGATGATGATGGCGACATGTCAAATGATGTGATCATGACAGGCGAAGGAGGTGGCTTTTCAGGGAGTGTGAATTTGAGTATACCTTGGAAGAATGGTTCCTTAGACATTCGCAAAGTGGATGCTGATATTTCTATTGATCCTGTTGAAGTGCGGTTTCAACCTTCTACAATTGGATGGTTCTTGCGGTTGTGGAAGAATTTCAGTAGTTTCGGATCAGACTGTTGTCCTTCAGTTTCGCATTCTGATTTATCGTTGGGTTCACCTGCGGTACCTACTAATGTAATGGTAACGCCTCCAGCTACGTCATCCTTGTCAGGTGGACAAGAAGGCGAGCCGGATATTACTCCTGAGTTACAGTTCATATCAGATTGGTTCCCGTCTTCCTTCAGTAAGAAAGAAGAGGATGGAGAAGTTGATATTGGTGCAAG TGTGGACCAGTTCTTTGAATGTTTTGATGCAATGAGGAGTTACCAATCAGCTTTTGGAAGCCAAGGAATGTGGAATTGGACATCCTCTGTTTTCACAGCTATCAATGCGGCATCTAGCCTTGCTTCTGGGTCTTTACTTCTTCCTTCTG AACAGAAGCACGTTGAAACTAGTTGTAAGGTATCCTTTGCTGGAGTTTCGGTGGTACTGTTTTTCCAAGATGAAAACGTTTGGAAGGATGTTTCCACGGGGATTCACTACTTAGGCGCAGAACTCAGAGATATTTCTGTGTCTTTTCAG GTATCCCCTCAGAATATGAGGTTAGAAGCAGAAGTGAACAGCGTGGAGATCGCTGATTATTATCAAGCTGGAAATGTTGTTGACACCGCTAATTCTGAATATCAGAGTGGTTTGATTAAGGATTTACAAGCCAAAGTTCAGAGTACACTTCCTCCCTCTGCCTGGGCTGATATGAATGCTGCTTCCGAAAAATTAAGCGAGATAGTTTCTGATGGCTTCCTCTTTCGTAACAAGGGTTCTGCAGTCAAGACATTGTTAGTTATAGCTGCAGGGGGGAGTGGATTTCAGTTTACTGTCAATTTCCAATCATCCAAAGCCAACCTTAGAGGATCAAACTCATTCTCGCTGAGTTTGCCACCTACCACACTCTGGTTGAACCTTCATTCAGTAGAAATGTTGGTAAATCTCTTCAACGATGTGTCAGAATCTATCCCCGTAACTAGTCATGAAAGGAATCAGGTTGCATCCTCTTCTAAATCAGAAAGATTGCGAGGTAGCGTGTCAATCGGGAATGCTCGAGCGATTTTGTGCTTCCCCATTTCAGAAGGGTTGTGTAGCTCGCTTGGCGAACATTTTATTGTAGTCGACTTATCTTCCTCTCTACCTTCTGACAAGGAAAGGCGTAAGGAAGGAAGTCCAGGGGAGAAGTACTTTACATCGGCTGCTCGCTCCATATGCTTCAGTGTTGGAGATGTTAGCATTTATATGGTCACTTCTGACCATAAAGATTCTGAATCAGGGGGTGAATTCTCTGCATATAGTATTTTACTTACCAACAATAGAACTAGTCACCAACTTTCAACTATTGGTATGTTTTGGCAAGATGAAACTATCATTAGCCCTTGGTTAGTGGAGAGAGCTAAGATGCTGGCTACGCAGGAAGAATCTATTCAAACAGATAAATCTAGGAAGAACGGCCTTGAGTTTGCTGCTGTTGCTACTGCCAAAGATCAAGAAGACATCTACTCTCAAACCAGGAAAGAGATATTTTTGGCTTCTTCATTCTGCCTCTGCGTTCATTTGCTTCCACTTACCATCCGGTTAGATAGTTGGCAATACAGCAAGTTATGTAATCTCATAGATCAGGCAAAAAATTGGCTATCACGTATGGTAGCCAATACAAGTGAGAAACAAGAGGAACGTGCCTTTAAGAAAATAGAGGAATCTGTTGTGTGTCAAGCGTGTCTGGTTGTGGAATGTGATTCTGTTGACATCTTCGTTAGGCCAGAACCTCGAATGGACATTAAAAATCAACTTCAGATTGAGCTTCCAGGATCATGGATTCAGTTAAACCTGAACGTTCAAAAATTAAATCTTATGTCTGTCTCAAATCTTGGCAGTATCTCTGGTGCTGATTTATTTTGGTTAGCCCATGGGGAAGGCACCCTATGGGGCTCTGTCACCGGTCTACATGATCAAGAGCTGCAATTAATCTCGTGTAGCAACTCTGCCATCAAGCGCGGTAATGGAGGAGGTTCAAATGCATTATCGTCAAGGTTGGCTGGCTTAGATATTCTGAACTTACATGAGCCTGGGGCCTGTTACGATTATTTAGCAATATCTGTCAGGGGCTGTACGATTTCTGCCGTAGGGGGACGCCTGGATTGGATAGATGTGGCTTCTTCTTTTTTCACTTCTCAAGTTGAGACAAATTCTGAAGAGAGAAACTCCAGCTCATCTAGTAGCTCCTCGTTTACTCTTAATTTGGTTGATGTTGGTATAAGCTATGAGCCCCACCACGAGAATACAGATCATTTACATCAATCAAGTGATCCGTGGGTGGCCTGTCTGGTAGCGGCATCTTCTTTTAGCCTTTCAAAGACAAGTCTGGTTGATTCCATAAGAAATGACTACAGAATCAGGATTCAAGATCTTGGGCTTCTCCTGTCCTTGGATTTAGACCTTAGAAGACTTGATGGAACGTACAGTTCAGCTAATCTTCATAAGACTGGCTATGTTAAAGTTGCTACTGAAGCTTTAATTGAAGCAACTCTAAGGACAAACTCTGAAAGTGGCCTTCTCTGGGAGTTAGAGTGTTCAAAATCTCACTTGTTAATTGAAACTTGCAGTGACACAACCTCTGGTTTGATTCGCTTGGCCACGCAGCTCCAACAGTTGTTTGCTCCTGATTTGGAGGAATCAGCTGTGCACTTGCAGACTCGATGGGACAACATTCAGCAAGCGAATGCTAGGAATGGTTTTGACATCAGCGATACACTCAGTAGCTCTGGTTCAAGTGGAGAAATTAAAAACCTAAGATTTGGCTCCGAAACTGAAACAGGAATCATTGGTTTGATGGGCGAAATAAATGAAGATGCTTTCCAATTTGATGTCAATCCTAGTAGTCAGTCCGACTCTTTCGAATCTCAGAATAACTATATGTCCCCTTATGGGCATGCACCTAACTGGGTACCTGCTACTCCTGAGGAACCACCTTCTAATCAGTTCATTGGTGAGTCATCGTCCAGATTGAAACCAGAAAGCAGCCAAATATTCCTTGAAAGAGATGGCCTACCTGAAATTATTGAAGACTATTGTTTTTCCGAGTTCCATCCCTTGTCAGAGGTACCTCAAGAAGGGGATTCATCTGGGAGACAAGTGTTTCTTGAGACTGATTTGAGTAGAGGAAACTCTGGGTGGTATGATGACACTTCCATAAGAATTTTAGAAGACCATGTGTCAGAAGCAACTGAGGAAGATCATGAGGAACATATGCTGGATGGAGATTTTTCATCTTTTGGCCTGACGTCTCATTCTACAGTAACAGCTAATGGACGTGTAATTCTGAAAAACATCGACATCAAATGGAGGATTTACTCTGGCTCTGATTGGCATGATTCTGGAAAGAAAAGTGAAGTTCATAAAAGTATAGTGGGCCGGGATACAAGTTCTTGCCTTGAGCTGGAACTATCTGGGGTGCAGTGCCTATATGAGATCTTCCCAATTGGTGGAACATGCACCTCTAAGCTATGCCTCATGGTCCAAGAATTTTATCTTTATGATAGAAGCAAAGATGCACCATGGAGAACG GTGCTTGGATATTACAACTCAAAAGATCACCCAAGAGATTCGTCTGCAAATGCAATCAAGGTTGAATTAAAAGCTGTCAGACCTGACCCTGACACGCCACTTGAGGAAAACCG GTTACGTGTTGCTTTACTCCCTATACTGTTGCATCTTCATCAAAGTCAACTGGATTTTCTCATCAGCTTTTTTGGAGCTAACAACCTAGAAAAGCCTGTTGTTTCCGTCGGAGACTCAGGTGGTTCAGCGTTGTCGGTTTCTGTTAACGGACATAATATCATAGAAGAAGCGCTTCTTCCATATTTTCAG AAATTCGACATATGGCCTGTTACTGTTCGAGTTGACTACAGTCCACATCATGTTGATCTAGCAGCACTAACTGGAGGGAAATATGCAGAGCTAGTGAACCTTGTTCCCTGGAAG GGTATTGAACTAAAGCTCAAACATGTGCATGCTGCTGGAATCTACGGCTGGGGTAATGTATGCGAGACTGTAGTGGGAGAGTGGTTGGAAGATATATCTCAGAATCAG ATTCATCAACTGTTGAAGGGTATCCCAACAGTAAGATCACTTTCTGCTCTTTATGCTGCTGCTACGAAGCTAGTCTCTTCACCTGTTCAAAGTTACAGAAAAGATCGAAGGCTAGTAAAGGGAGTCCAAAGAG GTACTATTGCGTTTCTGAGAAGCATCTCACTGGAAGCCGTTGGACTTGGTGTTCACTTGGCAGCCGGGGCTCATGATATTTTGTTGAGAGCAGAATATATATTAGCAAGTGCACCATCATCGCCACAGCCCCAGGGCAAAATGAAGACGAATGTTAGACATAATCAGCCGAGAAACGCTAAGCAAGGCATGCGTCAG GCATGCGAGAACATCGGTGATGGAATAGGAAAGACGGCTTCTGCATTAGTCCGCACGCCTTTAAAAAAGTATCAACGTGGAGACGGAGCTGGATCAACATTTGTAACAGTTGTTCAGGGAGTTCCAACAGCTGCTATAGCACCTGCTTCAGCTTGTGTTAGGGCGGTACATAGCGCTCTTGTTGGCATCAGAAATAG TCTTGATCCTGAACATAAAAAGGAATCCATGGAGAAGTACTTAGGACCAGATAAGCAAAGGAAACAAGACCAACATAGATAA